One Cervus canadensis isolate Bull #8, Minnesota chromosome 31, ASM1932006v1, whole genome shotgun sequence genomic region harbors:
- the ANK1 gene encoding ankyrin-1 isoform X5 — protein sequence MWTFVTQLLVTLVLLGFFLVSCQNVAHIVRGSLGFVLKHIHQELDKELGESEGLSDDEETVSTRVVRRRVLLKGNELQNIPGEQVTEEHFTDEQGNVVTKKIVRKVVRQIDPSGPDDTQELEEVISEGPPEDPSEMEADIDSFMTHAKVELRGSGLQPDLIEGRKGAQIVKRASLKRGKQ from the exons ATGTGGACCTTCGTCACCCAGCTCCTGGTCACCCTGGTGCTGCTGGGCTTCTTCCTGGTCAGCTGCCAGAACGTGGCGCACATTGTCCGGGGCTCCCTGGGCTTCGTGCTTAAGCACATCCATCAGGAGCTAGACAAGGAGCTGGGGGAGAGTGAGGGGCTGAGTGACGACGAGGAGACCGTCTCCACCAGGGTGGTCCGGCGCCGGGTCCTCCTGAAG GGGAATGAGCTTCAGAATATTCCAGGGGAGCAGGTGACCGAAGAGCATTTCACGGATGAGCAGGGCAACGTCGTCACCAAGAAG ATCGTCCGCAAAGTTGTTCGCCAGATAGACCCTTCCGGACCCGATGACACCCAGGAGCTTGAGGAGGTGATTTCCGAGGGGCCCCCGGAGGACCCTAGTGAGATGGAGGCGGACATTGATTCCTTTATGACTCACGCCAAG GTGGAGCTGAGAGGAAGTGGCCTGCAGCCGGACCTGATAGAGGGCAGGAAGGGGGCTCAGATAGTGAAGCGGGCCAGCCTCAAAAGGGGGAAGCAGTGA
- the ANK1 gene encoding ankyrin-1 isoform X6, which translates to MWTFVTQLLVTLVLLGFFLVSCQNVAHIVRGSLGFVLKHIHQELDKELGESEGLSDDEETVSTRVVRRRVLLKGNELQNIPGEQVTEEHFTDEQGNVVTKKIVRKVVRQIDPSGPDDTQELEEVELRGSGLQPDLIEGRKGAQIVKRASLKRGKQ; encoded by the exons ATGTGGACCTTCGTCACCCAGCTCCTGGTCACCCTGGTGCTGCTGGGCTTCTTCCTGGTCAGCTGCCAGAACGTGGCGCACATTGTCCGGGGCTCCCTGGGCTTCGTGCTTAAGCACATCCATCAGGAGCTAGACAAGGAGCTGGGGGAGAGTGAGGGGCTGAGTGACGACGAGGAGACCGTCTCCACCAGGGTGGTCCGGCGCCGGGTCCTCCTGAAG GGGAATGAGCTTCAGAATATTCCAGGGGAGCAGGTGACCGAAGAGCATTTCACGGATGAGCAGGGCAACGTCGTCACCAAGAAG ATCGTCCGCAAAGTTGTTCGCCAGATAGACCCTTCCGGACCCGATGACACCCAGGAGCTTGAGGAG GTGGAGCTGAGAGGAAGTGGCCTGCAGCCGGACCTGATAGAGGGCAGGAAGGGGGCTCAGATAGTGAAGCGGGCCAGCCTCAAAAGGGGGAAGCAGTGA
- the NKX6-3 gene encoding homeobox protein Nkx-6.3, whose protein sequence is MESNLQGPFLLNNAPLAQFSEMKAPVCQYSVQNPFYKLSPPGLGPQLPAGTPHGITDILSRPVAAPNSSLLPGYPHVAGFGGLGSQGVYYGPQVGSFSKAGSEYPTRTRNCWADTGQDWRGGRQCGSTPDPLSDSMHKKKHTRPTFTGHQIFALEKTFEQTKYLAGPERARLAYSLGMTESQVKVWFQNRRTKWRKKSALEPSSSTPRAPGGAGAGGERAASETEDDEYNKPLDPDSDDEKIRLLLRKHRAAFSVLGLGAHGGV, encoded by the exons ATGGAGTCCAACCTGCAGGGCCCCTTCCTGCTGAACAACGCGCCGCTGGCCCAGTTCTCGGAGATGAAGGCGCCTGTGTGCCAGTACTCTGTGCAGAACCCCTTCTACAAGCTCAGCCCCCCGGGCTTGGGTCCCCAGCTGCCAGCCGGGACCCCCCACGGCATCACGGACATCCTCAGCAGGCCCGTGGCCGCGCCCAACAGCAGCCTCCTGCCCGGCTACCCCCACGTGGCCGGCTTCGGTGGCCTCGGCTCCCAGGGGGTCTACTACGGCCCCCAGGTGGGGAGCTTCTCCAAGGCGGGGAGTGAGTACCCCACCCGGACCCGGAACTGCTGGGCGGACACGGGCCAGGACTGGCGAGGCGGGCGGCAGTGCGGCAGCA CCCCGGACCCCCTGAGCGACAGCATGCATAAGAAAAAGCACACCCGGCCCACCTTCACTGGCCACCAGATCTTCGCCCTGGAGAAGACTTTCGAGCAGACCAAGTACCTGGCTGGCCCCGAGAGGGCGCGGCTGGCGTACTCGCTGGGGATGACCGAGTCGCAGGTCAAG GTGTGGTTCCAGAACCGGAGGACCAAGTGGCGGAAGAAGAGCGCCCTGGAGCCCTCGTCGTCCACGCCCCGGGCGCCGGGCGGCGCGGGCGCGGGCGGGGAGCGCGCGGCCTCCGAGACCGAGGACGACGAGTACAACAAACCCCTGGACCCGGACTCGGACGACGAGAAGATCCGCCTGCTGCTGCGCAAGCACCGCGCCGCCTTCTCGGTGCTCGGCCTGGGGGCGCACGGCGGCGTCTGA